In the Mycolicibacterium thermoresistibile genome, one interval contains:
- the mbtG gene encoding NADPH-dependent L-lysine N(6)-monooxygenase MbtG, protein MTGTLAVLGAGPKAIAVAAKAAELRDMGVDTPEIVVVERTGIAANWTAAGGWTDGEHRLGTSPEKDVGFPYRSTLVPRRNAELDERMTRHSWQAYLIDTAQFAEWVDRGRPAPTHRKWAAYLRWVADRIGLNVHHGEVTRISVGGPGWQLHTADTTVSADATVSADAVMITGPGQAERTLLPGDPRVMSIAEFWRRAAAHELIVAERVAMIGGGETAASMLNELFRHRVSTITVISPQVTLFTRGEGFFENSLFSDPTGWTSLTLAERQDAITRTDRGVFSARVQEALLADDRIRHLRGRVAHAVPKDGRIRLTLHTDQAGGERIETVHGFDLVIDGQGADSTWFMNLLGQDARDLLELALGGPLTADLLQQSIGHDLAVAGVTPKLFLPNLAGLNQGPGFPNLSCLGLLSDRILGADIVTSADRTKWRSDEHQPI, encoded by the coding sequence ATGACCGGCACCCTGGCCGTGCTCGGGGCGGGACCCAAGGCCATCGCCGTGGCCGCCAAGGCCGCCGAGCTGCGCGACATGGGCGTGGACACCCCCGAGATCGTGGTCGTCGAGCGCACCGGTATCGCGGCGAACTGGACCGCGGCCGGCGGCTGGACCGACGGCGAACACCGGCTGGGCACCAGCCCGGAGAAGGACGTCGGATTCCCGTACCGCTCGACGCTGGTGCCGCGGCGCAACGCCGAACTCGACGAGCGGATGACCCGGCACAGCTGGCAGGCCTACCTGATCGACACCGCGCAGTTCGCCGAATGGGTGGACCGGGGCCGGCCCGCGCCCACCCACCGCAAATGGGCGGCCTACCTGCGGTGGGTCGCCGACCGGATCGGTCTGAACGTCCACCACGGGGAGGTGACACGCATCTCGGTCGGGGGACCGGGATGGCAGTTGCACACCGCCGACACCACCGTCTCCGCCGACGCCACCGTCTCCGCCGACGCGGTGATGATCACCGGGCCCGGGCAGGCCGAACGGACCCTGCTGCCGGGGGATCCGCGGGTGATGTCGATCGCCGAGTTCTGGCGGCGCGCCGCCGCACATGAACTGATCGTCGCCGAACGGGTGGCGATGATCGGGGGTGGGGAGACCGCCGCCTCGATGCTCAATGAACTGTTCCGGCACCGGGTTTCGACGATCACGGTGATCTCCCCGCAGGTCACCCTGTTCACCCGGGGTGAGGGATTCTTCGAGAACAGCCTGTTCTCCGATCCCACCGGGTGGACGAGTCTGACATTGGCCGAACGTCAGGACGCCATCACCCGCACCGACCGCGGGGTGTTCTCGGCGCGGGTGCAGGAGGCGCTGCTGGCCGACGACCGGATCCGGCATCTGCGCGGCCGGGTCGCGCATGCGGTGCCCAAGGACGGGCGGATCCGGCTGACCCTGCACACCGATCAGGCCGGCGGCGAACGGATCGAGACGGTGCACGGGTTCGACCTGGTCATCGACGGTCAGGGTGCCGACTCGACCTGGTTCATGAACCTGCTCGGACAGGACGCACGAGATCTGCTCGAACTCGCGCTGGGCGGCCCGCTCACCGCTGATCTGCTGCAGCAGTCGATCGGCCACGACCTCGCCGTCGCCGGGGTCACCCCGAAACTGTTCCTGCCGAATCTGGCCGGCCTCAACCAGGGGCCCGGCTTTCCCAACCTCAGCTGTCTCGGCCTGCTGTCCGACCGCATCCTCGGTGCCGACATCGTGACCAGCGCCGACCGGACGAAGTGGAGAAGTGATGAGCACCAACCCATTTGA